A stretch of the Phyllopteryx taeniolatus isolate TA_2022b chromosome 5, UOR_Ptae_1.2, whole genome shotgun sequence genome encodes the following:
- the sema3d gene encoding semaphorin-3D, translated as MVKPLNGHKQKAAQRGKQTRPRAMTKEGSSHPSPNADGNRRCMSGSNYGRKDSRIRALSHSGVPLVGLMFLAIIPFGVSIKQSVPRVKLSQRAELLQAGSVSLFLGPSDGLLSHSLLLDEERGHLLLGARDHIYLLDPDNLAIGPRKIHWPAPRDRVEVCKLAGKNSNECANFVRVLHNYNLTHVYACGTGAFNPSCAFVEITGSRQDGVFKLLSATVESGRLKCPYDPLQTFTSVLTDQFLYAGTASDFLGKDMTFTRSLGPPPDQHYIRTDISEYYWINEAKFISAQPIADTYNPDDDKIYFFFREVSWEGNDKSIVSRVARVCKNDVGGLRSLTNKWTTFLKARLVCSIPGPDGVNTHFDELQDIFMLPTRDPKNPTVYAVFTTSSSIFRGSAVCVYSMADIRAAFNGPYAHKEGPDHRWVEYEGRIPYPRPGTCPSKTYDPRIKTTKDFPDEVVSFIRYHPLMFHSVYPLSGRPAFTRVRVDYTLTQIVVDRVLAEDGQYEVLFLGTDTGTVLKVVSITRDKWSTEEVVLEELQVFQVPTPILSLEISSKQQQLYVGSSEGLAQLSLSRCHLYGQACAECCLARDPHCAWDGHTCSRYVPAAKRRARRQDIKHGDPASQCWDTEDSLGVGKVEEGVLFGVQSNSTFLECIPKSQQAHISWFVRRTGSEHREQVRPDDRVIQTDRGLLIRSLHVSDVGVYECEAQEHTHFTHTLRRVTLQLVPHGQLDRKPKGGEDLMTELRHGLRYKDYLRLMSSPVSSLEEYCDSLWLEKRLSKARGRALGVGKWKHMQEMKKSRNRRHQREKERVTDKL; from the exons ATGGTGAAGCCGCTCAATGGtcacaaacaaaa GGCAGCACAGAGGGGAAAGCAGACCCGTCCACGCGCCATGACGAAAGAAGGCTCTAGTCATCCAAGTCCAAATGCAGATGGGAATCGGCGCTGCATGTCTGGCAGCAATTATGGCAGGAAAGACAGCAGGATTAGAGCGCTATCCCATTCAGGAGTCCCATTAGTGGGATTGATGTTCTTGGCCATCATCCCGTTTGGAGTGAGCATCAAACAAAGTGTCCCTCGCGTCAAACTGAGCCAGAGAG CAGAGCTGCTGCAAGCAGGCAGCGTTTCCTTGTTTTTGGGTCCCTCCGATGGCCTCCTGTCCCACTCCCTGCTGCTGGATGAGGAGAGGGGTCATCTTCTGCTGGGAGCCAGGGATCACATCTACCTGCTTGACCCCGACAACCTGGCCATAGGTCCCAGAAAG ATTCACTGGCCTGCACCTCGAGACCGAGTGGAAGTATGCAAACTGGCAGGCAAAAATTCAAAT GAGTGTGCCAACTTCGTGAGGGTGCTCCACAACTACAACTTGACGCATGTCTACGCCTGTGGGACAGGAGCCTTCAACCCCAGCTGTGCCTTTGTTGAAATCACTGGCTCCAGACAG GATGGAGTGTTCAAGCTGCTGTCTGCTACAGTGGAGTCTGGCAGATTAAAATGTCCTTATGATCCATTGCAGACATTCACATCAGTCCTCACAG ACCAGTTTCTCTATGCTGGCACTGCTTCGGACTTCTTGGGCAAAGACATGACGTTCACACGCTCCCTCGGCCCGCCACCTGACCAGCACTACATTCGCACAGACATCTCCGAATACTACTGGATCAATG AGGCCAAGTTCATATCGGCACAGCCCATCGCGGACACCTACAATCCGGACGACGACAAAATCTACTTTTTCTTCCGGGAGGTATCGTGGGAAGGCAACGACAAGAGTATAGTATCCCGCGTGGCTCGCGTTTGCAAG AATGACGTGGGTGGCCTGAGGAGTCTGACCAACAAATGGACCACCTTCCTCAAAGCCAGACTTGTGTGCTCCATTCCTGGACCCGACGGCGTGAACACACACTTTGATGAGCTAC AGGACATTTTCATGCTTCCTACAAGAGATCCGAAGAACCCAACAGTGTATGCCGTCTTCACCACCTCCAG CTCCATTTTTCGGGGTTCGGCCGTGTGCGTGTACAGCATGGCGGACATTAGGGCCGCCTTCAATGGGCCCTACGCCCACAAGGAGGGGCCAGACCACCGCTGGGTAGAGTATGAGGGGAGGATACCATACCCGCGTCCTGGAACG tgtcCCAGTAAAACGTACGACCCTCGCATCAAAACCACCAAAGATTTCCCCGACGAGGTGGTCAGCTTCATCCGTTACCACCCGCTGATGTTCCACTCCGTCTACCCACTGAGCGGCCGGCCCGCGTTCACGCGGGTGCGAGTGGACTACACCCTCACTCAGATTGTGGTGGACAGAGTTTTAGCCGAGGACGGACAGTACGAGGTTCTCTTCCTTGGGACGG ACACTGGCACCGTTTTGAAGGTGGTGAGCATCACCAGAGACAAGTGGTCCACGGAGGAAGTGGTGCTTGAAGAACTTCAAGTGTTCCAG gttCCCACTCCGATTCTCAGTCTGGAGATTTCTTCTAAGCAG CAACAGCTGTACGTGGGCTCCAGCGAGGGTCTGGCCCAGCTTTCGCTCAGCCGATGTCACCTGTACGGCCAAGCCTGCGCCGAGTGCTGCCTGGCCCGAGACCCCCACTGTGCCTGGGATGGACACACGTGCTCCAGATACGTCCCTGCGGCCAAGAG GAGAGCCAGGAGACAAGATATCAAGCACGGAGACCCTGCCAGCCAGTGTTGGGATACAGAGGATA GCCTCGGCGTTGGAAAGGTGGAGGAGGGAGTTCTCTTCGGTGTGCAGAGCAATTCGACGTTCCTCGAGTGCATCCCCAAATCTCAGCAGGCCCACATCAGCTGGTTCGTTCGCAGGACTGGATCGGAACACAGGGAGCAG GTCAGGCCGGACGACCGTGTCATACAAACGGACCGAGGCCTCCTGATTCGTTCCCTGCATGTGTCCGACGTCGGCGTGTACGAGTGTGAAGCTCAGGAGCACACTCACTTCACGCACACACTCCGCCGTGTCACACTGCAACTTGTCCCGCACGGCCAACTGGACCGAAAACCTAAAGGTGGTGAAGACCTGATGACAGAGCTACGGCACGGCCTCCGTTACAAAGACTACCTGAGGCTCATGAGCTCCCCCGTGAGCTCCCTGGAGGAGTACTGCGACTCACTTTGGCTCGAGAAGAGGCTGTCGAAGGCCCGCGGCCGAGCCTTGGGCGTCGGCAAGTGGAAACACATGCAGGAAATGAAGAAGAGTAGGAACAGAAGGCACCAGCGAGAGAAGGAAAGAGTGACTGACAAACTGTAG